A window of Raineyella sp. W15-4 contains these coding sequences:
- a CDS encoding GntR family transcriptional regulator yields the protein MKESEEGAAQLLGPIRAKALPDDVYDALLDMLTWGALEPDAPLSIDGLAQSLGVSPTPVREALARLEPTGLVRRTVRRGYRVSPPMSREQMYELADARLVLETGAIERAMRRVDALLPDLEAAYARHEQSARVLLEPGRQNEHEFVRRYFEADWSFHEAILKHCGNRYIAQAVDALSFRVHRMRQTIGIGVSDAGDAVPEHFAILEAVRRRDTAAAVEKMRIHLTKLEARVSA from the coding sequence GAATCGGAGGAAGGCGCCGCCCAACTGTTGGGCCCGATCCGGGCGAAGGCGCTCCCCGACGACGTCTACGATGCCTTGCTCGACATGCTTACCTGGGGTGCCCTCGAACCGGATGCCCCGCTGTCGATCGACGGTCTGGCGCAGTCGCTCGGCGTCTCGCCGACACCGGTACGCGAAGCGCTGGCCCGGCTGGAGCCGACGGGGCTCGTCCGCCGTACGGTGCGACGGGGGTACCGGGTGTCACCGCCGATGTCCCGAGAGCAGATGTACGAGCTCGCCGATGCGAGGCTCGTGCTGGAAACCGGGGCCATCGAACGCGCCATGCGCCGCGTCGATGCGCTCCTGCCCGACCTTGAAGCGGCGTACGCCCGCCACGAACAATCTGCGCGAGTATTGCTCGAGCCGGGCCGCCAGAATGAGCATGAGTTCGTCCGCCGATACTTCGAGGCCGACTGGTCGTTCCACGAAGCGATCCTCAAGCACTGCGGCAATCGCTACATCGCCCAGGCCGTCGACGCCCTCTCGTTCCGGGTGCACCGGATGCGCCAGACCATCGGCATCGGCGTCTCCGATGCCGGAGATGCCGTTCCCGAGCACTTCGCCATCCTCGAGGCCGTACGCCGACGGGACACCGCCGCCGCGGTGGAGAAGATGCGCATCCATCTCACCAAGCTGGAGGCCCGGGTCTCTGCCTGA
- a CDS encoding SDR family oxidoreductase — translation MTQSVPVQFPEDRTAVVSGCGAPRGIGRVVARTLLEDGWSVAVVDVNEAVLDFGEELEREYSTDQVKALRFDISDEEAVVQAFKSLDQSMPPVVGEANVAGIACPKSIFEIDTAEFDRVIQVTLRGTMLMMKHAALRMKDVGSGRIVNFSSITALDGGGTFSKFAYATAKAGIMGLTRGGARELGPFGITCNSILPGPIDTDIMGGKLTDDRKDVMSSNIPLGRVGQPIDIAEVVAFLLSQKSGFVNGVCMNVDGGKHMH, via the coding sequence ATGACACAGAGTGTCCCTGTCCAGTTTCCCGAGGATCGCACCGCAGTAGTAAGTGGTTGTGGGGCCCCACGAGGGATCGGGAGGGTGGTAGCTCGAACGCTGCTCGAGGATGGCTGGAGCGTGGCAGTCGTCGATGTCAATGAAGCCGTGCTCGACTTCGGTGAAGAGTTGGAGCGCGAATACTCGACCGACCAGGTGAAGGCTCTTCGGTTCGACATCTCGGACGAGGAGGCGGTGGTCCAGGCTTTCAAGTCACTGGATCAGTCGATGCCTCCGGTTGTGGGTGAGGCCAACGTCGCGGGAATCGCATGCCCGAAGTCGATCTTCGAAATCGATACTGCGGAGTTCGACCGAGTCATCCAGGTGACGCTTCGCGGGACCATGCTGATGATGAAGCACGCTGCTCTTCGGATGAAGGACGTTGGATCCGGTCGAATCGTCAACTTCTCCTCCATCACCGCTCTCGATGGCGGAGGCACGTTCTCCAAGTTCGCCTACGCCACGGCCAAGGCCGGCATCATGGGGCTCACACGAGGTGGAGCGCGCGAGCTGGGACCGTTCGGGATCACGTGCAACAGCATCCTCCCCGGACCTATCGACACCGACATCATGGGGGGCAAGCTCACTGACGATCGCAAGGATGTCATGTCATCCAACATCCCCTTGGGGCGGGTCGGCCAGCCCATCGACATCGCTGAAGTTGTGGCGTTCCTGCTGAGTCAGAAGTCAGGCTTTGTCAACGGCGTCTGCATGAACGTCGACGGAGGCAAGCACATGCACTAG